Proteins encoded within one genomic window of Methanothrix harundinacea 6Ac:
- a CDS encoding potassium/proton antiporter, protein MIPFEYLLLGVAVLLLLSVVSSKASTQLGVPALLLFLVIGMLAGADGPGGVDFDNPWLAQALGTVALIFILFSGGLDTRWSEVRPVLWRGVLLSTVGVLITTVIVGYAAYYVLDFSLLEALLLAAIISSTDAAAVFSILRSRQIRLKGELRPLLELESGSNDPMAIFLTISLIGLIAAPATSPTALLPIFAQQMALGAVCGHMMGRAMAIAVNRIRLDYRGLYPVLTISLVLFTYGLAAILGGNGFLAVYLAGLTLGNYSFIHKRSLMHDHDSLAWMMQIVMFLTLGLLVYPSQLIPVAATGLFVCFILIFVARPVSVLLCLLPFRKMRFAERIMISWVGLKGSVPIILATFPLTYGIEKADLIFNIVFFVVLTSVLVQGSSIPFLARWLEVDAPAKPSTALSEMAAGGGIREPLVEFEVMPGSAAVGKQIADLNLPDDTWIAILRRDGRPLRPGGSTVLQAGDGLSVQSSGPSLELLRSQVEKRAAEDHP, encoded by the coding sequence ATGATACCCTTCGAGTACCTCCTCCTGGGAGTGGCGGTGCTGCTCCTTCTGAGCGTCGTCTCCAGCAAGGCGTCGACCCAGCTGGGGGTGCCGGCCCTCCTCCTCTTCCTGGTGATAGGGATGCTCGCCGGAGCCGACGGGCCTGGAGGCGTCGACTTCGACAACCCCTGGCTCGCCCAAGCCCTGGGGACGGTGGCCCTTATCTTCATCCTCTTCTCGGGAGGGCTGGACACCCGGTGGAGCGAGGTGAGGCCGGTCCTCTGGAGGGGCGTCCTCCTCTCTACGGTGGGGGTCCTCATCACCACCGTCATCGTGGGGTATGCGGCTTACTACGTCCTCGACTTCTCCCTCCTGGAGGCCCTCCTCCTCGCCGCCATCATCTCCTCGACGGACGCGGCAGCGGTCTTCTCCATTCTTCGATCAAGACAGATCCGCCTCAAAGGAGAGCTGAGGCCGCTTTTGGAGCTGGAGTCCGGGAGCAACGATCCCATGGCCATCTTCCTCACCATCAGCCTCATCGGCCTCATCGCCGCTCCGGCCACCTCCCCCACGGCGCTCCTCCCCATCTTCGCCCAGCAGATGGCCCTGGGGGCCGTCTGCGGCCACATGATGGGGAGAGCCATGGCCATCGCCGTCAACCGGATCCGGCTGGACTATCGGGGGCTCTACCCCGTCCTGACGATATCCCTCGTCCTCTTCACCTACGGACTGGCGGCGATCCTCGGAGGGAACGGCTTTCTCGCGGTATATCTGGCCGGGCTGACCCTCGGGAACTACTCCTTCATCCACAAGCGAAGCCTGATGCACGATCACGACAGCCTCGCCTGGATGATGCAGATCGTCATGTTCCTGACCCTGGGGCTCCTGGTCTATCCATCCCAGCTCATCCCCGTGGCAGCTACCGGCCTCTTCGTCTGTTTTATATTGATATTCGTGGCCAGGCCCGTCAGCGTTCTATTATGCCTCCTCCCCTTCAGGAAGATGCGCTTTGCGGAGAGGATCATGATCTCCTGGGTGGGCCTCAAGGGATCGGTGCCTATCATCCTGGCCACCTTCCCCCTCACATACGGGATAGAGAAGGCAGATCTGATCTTCAACATCGTCTTCTTCGTAGTCCTCACCTCCGTCCTGGTTCAGGGGTCTTCCATCCCATTTCTGGCCCGATGGCTGGAGGTGGATGCGCCAGCGAAACCGTCCACGGCGCTCTCGGAGATGGCAGCGGGAGGAGGGATACGGGAGCCTCTGGTGGAGTTTGAGGTGATGCCCGGCAGCGCCGCGGTAGGAAAGCAGATCGCCGACCTCAACCTCCCCGACGATACGTGGATAGCGATCTTGAGGAGGGACGGCCGCCCCCTCCGGCCGGGGGGGAGCACCGTCCTCCAGGCGGGAGACGGTCTATCGGTCCAATCGAGCGGCCCTTCCCTGGAGCTGCTCAGGTCCCAGGTGGAGAAGAGGGCCGCCGAGGATCATCCGTGA
- the katG gene encoding catalase/peroxidase HPI, producing MKEDSKHPTAGGAHQRMAGIGRSNRDWWPNQLNLRILHQQSSKSNPMGEEFNYAEEFKKLDLAALKKDLYELMTDSQDWWPADWGHYGPLFIRMAWHSAGTYRLGDGRGGAGSGSQRLAPLNSWPDNVNLDKARRLLWPIKQKYGRKISWADLMILAGNCALESMGFKTFGFGGGREDVWEPEEDIYWGSEEEWLATSDTPKSRYSGERDLENPLAAVQMGLIYVNPEGPDGNPDPVASGRDVRETFARMAMNDEETVALVAGGHTFGKCHGSGPATHVGPEPEAAPIEEQGLGWKSSFRSGKGGDAISSGLEGAWKPNPTRWDMGYLKVMFKYEWERVKSPAGAHQWLAKDVAEEDMVVDAHDPSKRHRPMMTTADLSLRFDPIYEPISRRYLENPEEFADAFARAWFKLTHRDMGPRSRYLGPEVPAEELIWQDPVPAVDHELIDAADISALKAEILASGLSIPELVSTAWASASTFRGSDKRGGANGARIRLPPQKDWEANEPSRLKKVLSTLEGIKEEFNGRASGGKRVSLADLIVLGGCAAIEVAAKNAGHNVTVPFTPGRTDASQEMTDAASFAVLEPAADGFRNYLKARYAVSAEELLVDRAQLLTLTAPEMTVLVGGMRVLGANYGGSQHGVFTRRPEALTNDFFANLLDMRTVWRATAEDDGVFEGRDRVTGDLEWTATRVDLIFGSNSQLRAIAEVYGSDDSQEKFLADFVAAWNKVMNLDRFDLA from the coding sequence ATGAAGGAAGATAGCAAACACCCAACAGCGGGCGGGGCTCACCAGCGGATGGCCGGCATAGGAAGGTCGAACCGGGACTGGTGGCCAAATCAGCTGAACCTCAGGATTCTCCACCAGCAATCATCCAAGAGCAACCCGATGGGCGAGGAGTTCAACTACGCCGAGGAGTTCAAGAAGCTCGACCTGGCGGCCCTGAAGAAGGACCTCTACGAGCTGATGACCGACTCCCAGGACTGGTGGCCTGCCGACTGGGGTCACTACGGGCCCCTCTTCATCCGGATGGCGTGGCACAGCGCTGGGACCTACCGCTTGGGCGACGGCCGCGGGGGGGCTGGGTCCGGCTCCCAGCGCCTCGCCCCCCTCAACAGCTGGCCCGACAACGTCAACCTCGACAAGGCGCGCCGTCTCCTCTGGCCGATCAAGCAGAAATACGGCCGCAAGATCTCCTGGGCCGACCTGATGATCCTCGCCGGCAACTGCGCCCTGGAGTCGATGGGCTTCAAGACCTTCGGCTTCGGCGGCGGCCGAGAGGACGTCTGGGAGCCGGAAGAGGATATCTACTGGGGCTCCGAAGAGGAATGGCTGGCTACGAGCGACACGCCCAAGAGCCGCTATTCCGGCGAACGGGATCTGGAGAACCCCCTCGCCGCCGTCCAGATGGGCCTGATCTACGTCAACCCCGAAGGGCCGGACGGAAACCCGGACCCCGTCGCCTCCGGCCGCGACGTCCGGGAGACCTTCGCCCGGATGGCGATGAACGACGAGGAGACCGTCGCCCTCGTCGCCGGCGGGCACACCTTCGGCAAATGTCATGGCTCCGGCCCAGCGACCCATGTCGGTCCGGAACCTGAGGCCGCCCCCATCGAGGAGCAGGGCCTCGGCTGGAAGAGCAGCTTCCGCAGCGGCAAAGGCGGCGACGCGATCAGCAGCGGCCTGGAAGGCGCCTGGAAGCCGAACCCGACCAGGTGGGACATGGGCTATCTGAAGGTGATGTTCAAATACGAGTGGGAGCGGGTCAAGAGCCCGGCGGGCGCGCATCAGTGGCTGGCCAAGGACGTGGCCGAGGAGGATATGGTCGTCGACGCCCACGACCCGTCGAAGAGGCACCGGCCGATGATGACCACGGCGGACCTATCCCTCCGCTTCGACCCGATCTACGAGCCGATATCGCGCCGCTACCTCGAAAACCCCGAGGAGTTCGCGGACGCCTTCGCCCGGGCGTGGTTCAAGCTGACCCACCGCGACATGGGCCCCCGCTCCCGGTATCTCGGCCCGGAGGTCCCGGCAGAGGAGCTGATCTGGCAGGACCCGGTGCCCGCAGTCGATCACGAGCTGATCGATGCGGCCGATATATCGGCCCTAAAGGCCGAGATCCTCGCCTCGGGGCTTTCGATCCCGGAGCTGGTCTCGACCGCCTGGGCCTCAGCCTCCACCTTCCGCGGCTCTGACAAGCGCGGCGGGGCGAACGGGGCGAGGATCCGTCTTCCGCCGCAGAAGGACTGGGAGGCGAACGAGCCGTCCCGGCTGAAGAAGGTGCTCTCGACCCTCGAGGGGATCAAAGAGGAGTTCAACGGCAGAGCGTCAGGGGGAAAGAGGGTCTCCCTCGCCGACCTGATCGTCCTGGGCGGGTGCGCCGCCATCGAGGTGGCGGCGAAGAATGCCGGTCACAATGTAACTGTCCCCTTCACCCCGGGCCGGACGGATGCGTCCCAGGAGATGACCGATGCGGCGTCCTTCGCCGTCCTCGAGCCGGCTGCTGACGGCTTCCGAAACTACCTCAAGGCCAGGTACGCCGTATCGGCGGAGGAGCTGCTGGTCGATCGGGCCCAGCTCTTGACGCTGACCGCTCCCGAGATGACGGTCCTCGTCGGCGGGATGCGCGTCTTGGGCGCGAACTACGGCGGGTCCCAGCACGGCGTCTTCACCAGGCGGCCCGAGGCCCTCACCAACGACTTCTTCGCAAACCTCCTGGACATGAGGACGGTCTGGAGGGCGACGGCGGAAGACGATGGGGTCTTCGAGGGTCGGGATCGCGTCACGGGCGATCTCGAATGGACCGCCACCCGGGTCGACCTGATCTTCGGCTCGAACTCCCAGCTCCGGGCGATCGCGGAGGTCTATGGATCTGATGACTCCCAGGAGAAATTCCTCGCCGACTTCGTGGCGGCGTGGAACAAGGTCATGAACCTCGACCGGTTCGACCTCGCCTGA
- a CDS encoding 4Fe-4S binding protein: protein MLKITPYLGIIVLLVSIGGLWYPKLGYVVALVFLSILAISPFRGRWFCGNLCLWGSFNDFWVGKISRHIQIPRSFSSMAVRVPIFIAMMGMNISRIISTEGSVDKLGMVFVTMSILTASFSILFGAAYSPRAWCTLCPMGTLQRFLGRGKYPLKLDQNLCIDCSRCQKVCPMQLDVRAVGGDPDCIKCGRCVEACPKGALRF from the coding sequence ATGCTCAAGATAACCCCTTATTTAGGGATCATCGTCCTCCTCGTCTCGATAGGCGGCCTCTGGTACCCCAAGCTCGGCTACGTCGTCGCCCTGGTATTTCTATCGATCCTCGCCATCAGCCCCTTCCGGGGGCGGTGGTTCTGCGGAAACCTCTGCCTCTGGGGGAGCTTCAACGACTTCTGGGTCGGGAAGATCAGCCGTCACATCCAGATACCCCGATCCTTCAGCAGCATGGCGGTGAGGGTCCCGATATTTATCGCCATGATGGGCATGAACATATCGAGGATCATCTCGACGGAGGGGTCGGTGGATAAGCTGGGGATGGTCTTCGTCACCATGTCCATCCTCACCGCCTCCTTCTCGATCCTCTTCGGAGCCGCCTACAGCCCCCGGGCCTGGTGCACCCTCTGCCCCATGGGGACGCTTCAGAGGTTCCTCGGCCGGGGGAAGTATCCTCTGAAGCTGGACCAAAATCTCTGCATCGACTGCTCCAGATGTCAGAAGGTCTGCCCCATGCAGCTTGATGTGAGGGCGGTCGGCGGAGATCCCGACTGCATAAAGTGCGGCCGGTGTGTCGAGGCCTGCCCGAAGGGAGCCCTCAGGTTCTGA
- a CDS encoding metal-dependent hydrolase, protein MRGEALNYDEHVLAGILTYPIAIFFLAVLDVHLGFPIETTFVAMALGYVFYVIGSDLPDMDHPEALVHRIAKPFVAVAVGISAFKNLGAAVLLTPYPIINLAIAWFFAALAAVVGWNLFRFLMPDHRGVVHSPIFAAVYAIIAFTIVRFGFVAAPGEALFIALASFLGYNLHLLLDRGSDFLR, encoded by the coding sequence TTGAGGGGAGAGGCATTGAACTACGACGAGCACGTCCTGGCGGGCATTTTAACGTATCCGATAGCGATCTTCTTTCTGGCGGTCCTGGACGTCCACCTGGGCTTCCCCATCGAGACGACCTTCGTGGCGATGGCCCTCGGCTACGTCTTCTACGTCATCGGCTCGGACCTCCCGGACATGGACCACCCCGAGGCCCTCGTCCACAGGATCGCAAAGCCCTTCGTCGCCGTCGCCGTGGGGATCTCCGCCTTCAAGAACCTGGGGGCCGCCGTCCTCTTGACCCCGTACCCTATCATCAACCTCGCCATCGCCTGGTTTTTTGCGGCCCTCGCCGCCGTCGTCGGCTGGAACCTCTTCCGCTTCCTGATGCCCGACCACCGGGGGGTCGTCCACTCCCCGATCTTCGCCGCCGTCTACGCCATCATCGCCTTCACCATCGTCCGGTTCGGCTTTGTGGCGGCCCCCGGCGAGGCGCTCTTCATCGCCCTCGCCTCCTTTTTGGGCTACAACCTCCACCTCCTCCTCGACCGGGGATCCGACTTCCTGAGGTGA
- a CDS encoding type ISP restriction/modification enzyme has product MRQSLMETFSEIYILDLHGSAKKKECSPDGSKDENVFDIQQGVAIGIFVRDPNKNDKSRVYHSELWGFRENKYSWLKEMDVLSTKWTELEPEKDQFFFVPKYLSENEYLKYPQTTSLFGLYSSGIQTKRDKIAIAQGISELRAILRDFASMEPEVVRSKFDLPKDGRDWKIKWASEHALAIVNDEKGLSPILYRPFDNRWTVIDDRSKGFVAYPRFDVMRHMKNNNLGLILTRQLSLSTFQHAWVTQNAIDGNTISLQTREYNYLFPLYLYPTPTEDSSRQKSFSSADWPPGKDGRVPNLSPEFVADFAEKLGLSFVPDGRGDSEATFGPEDVFDYIYAVFHSPSYRERYAEFLKIDFPRVPLTSDRKKFRRLVELGGELVALHLLESPLLARPATRYPVVGDNRVEKGYPKYFAPGEGEPGSKAGDGAVLEVGRVYINRSQYFEGVPPQVWEFQVGGYQVCDKWLKDRRGRQLSYDDLTVYQKVVVALKETIRLMEEVDSAVGEWPLE; this is encoded by the coding sequence ATGCGCCAGTCGCTGATGGAGACCTTCTCGGAGATCTATATTTTGGATCTGCACGGAAGCGCCAAAAAGAAGGAGTGCTCCCCCGACGGTTCCAAGGATGAGAACGTCTTTGATATTCAGCAAGGCGTAGCCATCGGAATTTTTGTCAGAGATCCAAATAAGAACGACAAGTCTAGAGTTTATCATTCGGAACTTTGGGGATTTCGTGAAAATAAGTACTCCTGGCTTAAAGAGATGGATGTTTTAAGCACTAAGTGGACCGAATTGGAACCAGAAAAAGATCAGTTCTTTTTTGTTCCAAAATATTTGAGTGAAAATGAATATTTAAAATATCCTCAGACGACCTCCCTATTTGGATTATATTCAAGTGGGATCCAGACTAAAAGAGACAAAATCGCCATCGCTCAAGGTATATCTGAGTTAAGAGCCATCCTTAGAGATTTTGCGTCAATGGAACCCGAGGTGGTCAGGTCTAAATTCGATTTGCCGAAAGATGGGCGTGATTGGAAAATTAAATGGGCATCTGAACACGCTTTAGCAATAGTTAATGACGAAAAGGGCTTATCTCCGATTCTTTATAGACCTTTTGACAATAGGTGGACTGTTATTGATGATCGCTCAAAGGGATTTGTAGCATATCCCCGGTTTGATGTCATGCGTCATATGAAAAATAATAACTTAGGTCTTATTCTGACAAGGCAGCTCTCACTTTCCACATTTCAACATGCGTGGGTAACGCAAAACGCCATAGATGGAAACACGATCTCTCTTCAAACAAGGGAGTATAATTATCTCTTCCCCCTCTACCTCTACCCCACCCCCACCGAAGATTCCTCCCGCCAAAAATCCTTCTCCAGCGCCGACTGGCCGCCGGGAAAGGACGGCCGCGTCCCGAACCTCTCCCCCGAGTTCGTCGCCGACTTCGCCGAGAAGCTCGGCCTCTCCTTTGTGCCGGACGGGAGGGGAGACAGCGAGGCGACCTTCGGGCCGGAAGACGTCTTCGACTACATCTACGCCGTCTTTCACTCGCCGAGCTACCGGGAGAGGTACGCCGAGTTTCTGAAGATCGACTTTCCAAGGGTGCCCCTGACGTCGGATCGGAAGAAGTTCCGCCGGCTCGTGGAGCTCGGCGGCGAGCTGGTGGCCCTCCACCTCCTGGAGTCGCCCCTCCTGGCCCGGCCGGCCACCCGCTATCCCGTCGTCGGGGACAACCGGGTGGAGAAGGGGTACCCCAAATATTTCGCGCCGGGGGAGGGCGAGCCGGGATCGAAAGCTGGCGACGGCGCGGTCCTGGAGGTCGGGCGGGTCTACATCAACAGAAGCCAGTACTTCGAGGGCGTCCCTCCCCAGGTCTGGGAGTTCCAGGTCGGCGGCTACCAGGTCTGCGACAAGTGGCTGAAAGACCGGCGGGGAAGGCAGCTCTCCTACGACGACCTAACCGTCTACCAGAAGGTGGTCGTCGCCCTCAAGGAGACGATCCGGCTGATGGAGGAGGTCGATTCTGCAGTCGGCGAGTGGCCCCTGGAGTGA
- a CDS encoding DUF2281 domain-containing protein: MESIEELMAQLPPDLQQEVKDFARHLVEKKAKPRRKKLRLTWAGGLREFRDQYTSLELQKKSLEWWGD; encoded by the coding sequence ATGGAGAGCATAGAAGAGCTGATGGCCCAGCTCCCACCAGACCTCCAGCAAGAGGTCAAGGATTTCGCCCGGCACCTGGTGGAGAAGAAGGCGAAGCCGAGACGAAAGAAGCTCCGTCTGACCTGGGCAGGGGGCCTCCGAGAATTTCGCGACCAATACACATCGCTAGAGCTTCAAAAGAAATCCCTCGAATGGTGGGGCGATTGA
- a CDS encoding type II toxin-antitoxin system VapC family toxin — protein sequence MYLVDSNVWLELLLEQERAEEVAQFLQIVGTDELWITEFTIYSIGIIMTRLNKDEIFEDFLSDVLEDSGVKRVCLSIGDLKQVIQVARKFRLDFDDAYQYVAAEKNDLCLVSFDADFDRAEMGRRTPSEILAL from the coding sequence ATGTACCTGGTCGACTCCAACGTATGGCTCGAACTTCTCTTGGAGCAGGAACGAGCAGAGGAAGTTGCCCAGTTCCTCCAGATCGTCGGAACGGATGAACTTTGGATTACCGAATTCACTATCTATTCAATTGGGATCATAATGACCCGACTGAATAAAGACGAGATCTTCGAGGACTTTTTATCTGACGTTTTGGAGGATTCAGGTGTTAAAAGGGTCTGCCTCTCAATCGGTGACTTGAAGCAGGTCATCCAGGTGGCGCGAAAATTCCGTCTCGACTTCGACGATGCATACCAGTACGTCGCAGCGGAGAAAAATGACCTATGTTTGGTGAGCTTCGACGCCGATTTTGACAGGGCCGAGATGGGACGACGAACCCCTTCAGAAATACTGGCCTTATAG
- a CDS encoding radical SAM protein, whose protein sequence is MASYNQMPPEEMRQRAEAALASLESCEICPRSCGVNRLDGELGYCRSGRYARVSSFTPHFGEERPLVGSHGSGTIFMTGCNLDCVFCQNYDISHLGEGREVSATKLAEMMVCLADGGCHNVNFVTPTHFVPQILEALVEATEMGLSVPLVYNSGGYDSVETLRLLDGIFDIYMPDAKYGTDAAAKKYSDAADYTGVMKAAILEMHRQVGPLEVGDDGVAVRGLLVRHLVLPENLAGTAEVVRFLAEEVSPETYLNVMAQYHPCYRAHQFPELSRPITLREYAEAVNLARVAGLDRGIGI, encoded by the coding sequence TTGGCGAGCTACAACCAGATGCCTCCTGAGGAGATGCGGCAGCGGGCCGAGGCTGCTCTCGCCAGCCTCGAAAGCTGCGAGATATGCCCCCGGTCCTGCGGCGTAAATCGATTGGATGGGGAGCTCGGTTACTGCCGCAGCGGCCGGTACGCCCGGGTATCGAGCTTCACCCCCCACTTCGGCGAGGAGCGGCCCCTCGTCGGCTCTCACGGCTCGGGGACGATATTCATGACCGGCTGTAACCTTGATTGCGTCTTCTGCCAGAACTACGATATAAGCCATCTGGGGGAGGGGCGTGAGGTCTCAGCGACGAAGCTCGCCGAGATGATGGTCTGCCTTGCGGACGGCGGATGCCACAACGTCAACTTCGTCACCCCCACCCACTTCGTACCCCAAATTTTGGAGGCCCTCGTCGAGGCGACGGAGATGGGCCTCTCGGTCCCGCTGGTCTACAACTCCGGGGGGTACGACTCCGTCGAGACCCTGCGGCTCCTGGACGGGATCTTCGACATCTACATGCCCGACGCAAAATACGGGACCGACGCCGCCGCCAAAAAGTACTCCGACGCCGCTGATTATACGGGGGTGATGAAGGCGGCGATCCTGGAGATGCACCGGCAGGTGGGCCCCCTGGAGGTCGGCGACGACGGGGTCGCCGTCCGGGGGCTCCTCGTCCGCCACCTGGTCCTGCCTGAGAACCTGGCCGGGACGGCCGAGGTGGTGAGGTTCCTGGCCGAGGAGGTCTCCCCCGAGACCTACCTGAACGTCATGGCCCAGTACCACCCCTGCTATCGGGCCCATCAGTTCCCGGAGCTCTCCCGGCCGATCACCCTCCGGGAGTACGCTGAGGCCGTCAACCTCGCACGAGTTGCGGGGCTGGATCGAGGGATTGGGATTTGA
- a CDS encoding tetratricopeptide repeat protein — translation MMTKTSLKLILGLLITTALALPICGQQTAEEWLNEGIALGMQGNYTMAIEAFDEAIRLDPEYADAWYSKGLTLYYRGNYTEAVQAYDEAIRLDPEYASAWNNKGLALDYQGNYDESIKAYDEAIRLDPEFAAAWNNKGIALGNQGNYTEATRCFDEAIRLDPEYAGAWYNKGKALSERGNYTGAILAYDEAIRLDPELAAAWHKKGDALFERGNYTEAIQAFDEAIRLDPEDATTWYNKGVALGMQGNYAEAIPAYDEAIRLDPEDADAWNNRGNALNELGKYDEAIHALDKAIELDPEDAAPWNNKGKPLWMKGNYTEAIQAFDEAIRLDPELAVAWSNKGTVLADQGKYDEAIQAYDEAIRLHPNYVDAWINKGSALYEQGNYPEAIQAYDEAIRLDPDNAMTWYNKGNALSELGNYTEGILAYDEAIRLDPEEADVWVSKGNSFRMQGKYDEAIQAYDEAIRLDPEEADVWVSKGNSFRMQGKYDEAIQAYDEAIRLDPEEADVWVSKGNSFRMQGKYDEAIQAYDEAIRLDPEFAGAWYNKGNALYEQDKYDEAIQAYDEAIRLNPDYKEAWNNKGNALVMQGKYDEAIQAYDEAIRLDPEFAYPWFSKGVVLEYLGKVAEANEAYAKAEELGYSTGRRISPGSR, via the coding sequence ATGATGACGAAGACGAGCCTTAAGCTTATTTTAGGCCTGCTGATCACAACGGCGCTAGCTTTGCCTATATGTGGTCAGCAGACTGCTGAAGAATGGCTCAACGAAGGCATCGCTCTCGGAATGCAGGGCAACTACACCATGGCTATAGAAGCTTTTGATGAGGCCATCAGACTCGATCCCGAGTATGCGGATGCCTGGTACAGCAAAGGCTTAACACTCTATTACCGAGGTAATTACACCGAAGCCGTTCAGGCTTACGACGAGGCAATAAGACTGGATCCCGAATACGCTTCGGCATGGAACAACAAAGGCTTAGCTCTCGATTACCAGGGAAATTACGACGAATCGATCAAAGCTTACGACGAAGCTATCAGGCTCGATCCTGAGTTTGCCGCTGCCTGGAATAATAAGGGTATTGCTCTCGGGAATCAGGGCAACTATACCGAGGCAACCCGTTGTTTTGATGAGGCCATCCGACTTGATCCCGAGTATGCGGGTGCCTGGTACAACAAAGGCAAAGCTCTATCTGAGCGGGGAAACTACACCGGAGCTATTCTGGCTTATGATGAGGCCATCAGGCTCGATCCTGAGTTAGCCGCTGCCTGGCATAAAAAAGGCGATGCTCTATTTGAGCGGGGAAACTACACCGAAGCTATCCAAGCCTTTGACGAGGCCATCCGACTCGATCCTGAAGATGCAACGACCTGGTATAACAAAGGGGTCGCTCTTGGGATGCAGGGCAATTACGCCGAGGCTATACCAGCTTACGACGAAGCTATCAGGCTAGATCCCGAGGACGCGGATGCCTGGAATAACAGAGGCAATGCTCTCAATGAACTTGGCAAGTATGACGAGGCCATCCATGCTTTAGACAAAGCTATCGAGCTAGATCCTGAAGATGCTGCGCCTTGGAATAATAAAGGTAAACCTCTCTGGATGAAGGGCAATTACACCGAGGCAATCCAAGCGTTTGACGAGGCTATCAGGCTTGATCCTGAGCTTGCAGTTGCCTGGTCTAACAAAGGCACGGTTCTCGCGGACCAGGGCAAGTACGATGAGGCAATCCAGGCTTATGATGAGGCCATTCGACTGCATCCCAATTATGTGGATGCCTGGATTAACAAAGGCAGTGCTCTCTATGAACAGGGGAATTACCCCGAGGCCATCCAAGCGTACGACGAAGCCATCAGGCTCGATCCCGATAATGCAATGACCTGGTATAATAAAGGCAATGCTCTATCTGAGCTAGGAAACTACACCGAAGGTATCCTGGCCTACGACGAAGCCATACGGCTCGATCCTGAAGAAGCCGATGTGTGGGTTAGCAAAGGCAATTCTTTCAGGATGCAGGGCAAATACGACGAAGCGATCCAGGCTTACGACGAAGCCATACGGCTCGATCCTGAAGAAGCCGATGTGTGGGTTAGCAAAGGCAATTCTTTCAGGATGCAGGGCAAATACGACGAAGCGATCCAGGCGTACGACGAAGCCATACGGCTCGATCCTGAAGAAGCCGATGTGTGGGTTAGCAAAGGCAATTCTTTCAGGATGCAGGGCAAATACGACGAAGCGATCCAGGCTTACGACGAAGCCATACGGCTCGATCCTGAATTTGCTGGGGCATGGTATAACAAAGGTAATGCTCTATACGAACAGGACAAGTATGATGAGGCGATCCAGGCGTACGACGAAGCCATTCGGCTCAATCCTGATTATAAAGAAGCATGGAATAACAAAGGCAATGCTCTCGTGATGCAGGGCAAGTACGATGAGGCGATACAGGCCTACGACGAAGCCATCCGGCTCGATCCTGAATTTGCCTATCCTTGGTTTAGCAAAGGCGTTGTTCTCGAATATCTTGGCAAGGTGGCCGAGGCTAACGAAGCTTACGCCAAGGCTGAAGAACTAGGATACTCGACAGGAAGACGAATATCACCAGGTTCGAGGTGA